A single Crateriforma conspicua DNA region contains:
- a CDS encoding transposase produces MNDSPLGLFITWTVYGTFLPGDARHWRHRTGGEQPSSAGLQRWNQQRLNHPVVLLNDDMRQVVNDSIAGMTDFRDWTIWNIQARTNHVHIVVSAPGYRPALVRDQMKAQATRGLRRSFPVFVDRPVWTTKGDVQYLDREADIETCVRYLTEAQDRKGRDQ; encoded by the coding sequence ATGAACGATTCCCCGCTCGGCCTGTTCATCACCTGGACCGTCTATGGCACCTTCCTTCCCGGCGACGCCCGCCATTGGCGTCACCGCACCGGCGGAGAGCAACCATCGAGTGCTGGGCTGCAACGTTGGAACCAGCAACGACTTAATCATCCAGTCGTTCTCCTTAACGACGACATGCGACAGGTGGTGAACGACTCCATCGCGGGAATGACCGACTTTCGCGACTGGACGATCTGGAACATCCAAGCACGCACCAATCACGTCCATATCGTCGTTAGTGCACCCGGGTATCGGCCCGCTTTAGTGCGTGACCAGATGAAGGCGCAGGCCACACGGGGATTGCGTCGATCGTTCCCCGTGTTTGTTGACCGCCCGGTCTGGACCACCAAAGGCGACGTTCAATATTTGGACAGGGAAGCCGATATCGAAACGTGCGTCCGCTACCTGACCGAAGCGCAAGACCGCAAGGGCCGCGACCAATGA
- a CDS encoding zinc metalloprotease: MMLWGTLTSDTHGALVINPQVSITHRVTVQPVIVSNDDGSNTATFMGDGQASAIESVIDQIWGQAGIDIDFLSPNHWNDTFANVGTTPYPTVNGTPTRPTGDLSQIRSDGIDDGVTSTNPMALNMFIVRVSPGHPESSPLSAAGLAQYIVSGSDFPYPASTIFIGEDLPGAMSGGQPLGNQVAAMLISHEIGHNLGLDHLDVDGNLMQTAAPITEERLVDVQINLQQAGDARMSVFAVAVPEPSAFLGGLAVVLFGRFRRKVNGQFGAGSQ; this comes from the coding sequence ATGATGCTGTGGGGGACGTTGACCAGTGACACCCACGGCGCTTTGGTCATCAATCCCCAGGTCTCGATCACGCATCGGGTGACCGTTCAGCCGGTGATCGTTTCGAATGATGATGGATCAAATACGGCAACGTTCATGGGGGACGGCCAAGCGTCGGCCATCGAATCGGTCATCGATCAAATCTGGGGACAGGCTGGAATCGACATTGATTTCCTTAGTCCCAACCATTGGAACGATACGTTTGCCAACGTCGGTACGACTCCCTATCCGACCGTCAATGGAACCCCGACGCGACCAACGGGCGACCTCAGCCAGATTCGGTCCGACGGCATCGACGATGGCGTGACCAGTACAAATCCAATGGCGCTGAACATGTTTATTGTGCGGGTCAGCCCGGGACATCCCGAGTCGTCGCCTTTATCCGCCGCCGGGCTGGCTCAATACATCGTTTCGGGGAGTGATTTTCCGTACCCGGCTAGCACCATCTTTATCGGAGAGGATTTGCCCGGCGCTATGAGCGGAGGCCAGCCGCTGGGCAATCAAGTCGCCGCGATGTTGATTTCGCACGAGATCGGACACAATTTGGGACTGGATCACCTGGATGTGGATGGCAATCTGATGCAAACGGCCGCTCCCATTACAGAGGAACGCTTGGTGGATGTGCAAATCAATTTGCAACAGGCCGGCGATGCACGCATGAGTGTCTTCGCCGTGGCGGTTCCGGAACCGTCAGCATTTTTGGGCGGCCTCGCCGTGGTGCTGTTCGGTCGATTCCGACGCAAGGTAAATGGTCAATTCGGTGCCGGATCACAGTGA
- a CDS encoding PEP-CTERM sorting domain-containing protein (PEP-CTERM proteins occur, often in large numbers, in the proteomes of bacteria that also encode an exosortase, a predicted intramembrane cysteine proteinase. The presence of a PEP-CTERM domain at a protein's C-terminus predicts cleavage within the sorting domain, followed by covalent anchoring to some some component of the (usually Gram-negative) cell surface. Many PEP-CTERM proteins exhibit an unusual sequence composition that includes large numbers of potential glycosylation sites. Expression of one such protein has been shown restore the ability of a bacterium to form floc, a type of biofilm.), whose amino-acid sequence MRLLSRVISALAATVVVAGSTFGNAVFTVQPEVFNASLDAGSFVIGVRTTDGPAAVGSFDLDLRFSNFQGSLSTSNTLTIDSIVAGAGFQFLAPPSTGVVTDPSSIVLQGTGDLFSGGTSLMATDITFATVNFSYADPIAVGDSFVVDFEPADQTVGITGAFENGYAGISPGVVAVPEPGTFALCGLIGAGVAGRRWRKRKSVA is encoded by the coding sequence ATGAGACTGCTTTCCCGCGTGATTTCGGCTCTCGCCGCTACGGTGGTGGTAGCTGGTTCAACCTTTGGAAACGCTGTATTCACCGTTCAGCCAGAGGTTTTTAATGCTAGTTTGGATGCTGGCTCGTTCGTAATTGGTGTACGCACCACCGACGGACCGGCTGCTGTCGGATCATTTGATCTCGATCTGCGGTTTTCAAATTTTCAGGGTAGTTTGAGCACGTCAAACACGTTGACGATTGATAGCATTGTTGCTGGGGCAGGATTCCAGTTTTTGGCACCACCTTCAACCGGTGTTGTTACTGATCCTAGTTCGATTGTCCTACAGGGTACTGGCGATCTGTTTTCAGGAGGAACCAGTTTAATGGCGACAGACATTACATTTGCAACGGTTAATTTTTCGTATGCAGATCCGATCGCCGTCGGTGATTCGTTTGTAGTTGATTTCGAGCCAGCTGATCAGACAGTTGGAATTACAGGAGCCTTTGAGAACGGTTATGCAGGTATATCTCCTGGAGTTGTGGCCGTTCCGGAACCCGGGACCTTTGCCCTTTGTGGTTTGATCGGTGCTGGGGTTGCCGGTCGTCGATGGCGGAAACGCAAGTCGGTGGCTTGA